One window of the Bremerella alba genome contains the following:
- a CDS encoding SDR family oxidoreductase → MKYHLLTGGTGLLGRYLLRDLTLADVPLAVIVRPSRFESAVGRIETAMTHWEMELGHALVRPIVLAGDITQPMCGLSREDQQWVQEYCDTAIHSAASLTFYAEEEDGEPWRSNIHGTRNMLALCRETGIRKFHHVSTAYVCGQRREVIREDELDVGQLPSNDYEASKITAEKEVRAAGFDKLTVHRPSIIVGDSQTGFTTSYHGFYTPLRLVHTLVTTLPWDVIAQGDWLGTLALSGEERKNLVPVDWVSAAMTEVIAREELHGETYHFTNPNAATVADMLASMGEAVLDLAKHEKSDHSKISDDAEKMMHSFRDQMKVYQSYWSDDPTFDSTRTETCLPHLPCPQVDQSLMDLLVKYAIDKNFGWPREAPVSRKFPIAEELAPWMLQTDTSGDTDDRRYVCLRVSGNSGGQWHMILDHGRLVGVGSGLKNGDSSTCYLNSDTFHRITCGQLSWEAALQSGRLFTTGIATSSEEIARCFQEFSAATKTENAASSIQ, encoded by the coding sequence ATGAAGTATCACCTGTTAACCGGCGGCACTGGCTTACTTGGCCGCTACTTACTTCGCGATCTGACTTTAGCCGATGTCCCGCTAGCGGTTATCGTGCGTCCATCTCGATTTGAATCGGCTGTGGGGCGCATTGAGACAGCGATGACACATTGGGAAATGGAACTAGGTCACGCCTTAGTGCGTCCCATCGTGCTTGCAGGAGACATCACGCAGCCGATGTGCGGTCTGTCGCGCGAAGACCAGCAATGGGTCCAAGAGTACTGCGACACGGCGATTCACTCAGCGGCTTCGCTGACCTTTTATGCCGAAGAAGAGGATGGCGAACCATGGCGTAGCAATATCCATGGCACGCGCAACATGCTCGCTCTTTGCCGAGAAACTGGCATTCGCAAGTTTCACCACGTCTCGACCGCCTATGTTTGTGGTCAGCGTCGAGAAGTCATCCGTGAAGACGAACTCGATGTCGGCCAACTTCCCAGCAATGATTACGAAGCCAGTAAAATCACGGCTGAAAAGGAAGTGCGGGCTGCGGGTTTTGATAAGCTAACCGTTCATCGACCTTCCATCATCGTGGGAGACTCCCAAACGGGATTCACCACTTCGTACCACGGTTTTTACACACCACTTCGACTGGTGCATACGCTTGTAACTACCTTGCCTTGGGATGTGATCGCTCAAGGTGACTGGCTAGGGACCTTGGCCCTCTCAGGAGAAGAACGAAAGAACCTCGTTCCTGTCGACTGGGTTTCGGCTGCGATGACAGAAGTGATCGCTCGCGAAGAACTGCATGGCGAGACTTATCACTTCACCAATCCCAATGCGGCCACTGTGGCTGACATGCTGGCATCCATGGGCGAAGCAGTTCTCGATTTGGCTAAGCACGAGAAGTCGGATCATTCGAAGATTTCCGATGATGCAGAAAAGATGATGCACTCGTTCCGCGACCAGATGAAAGTCTATCAGTCGTATTGGAGCGACGACCCGACCTTCGATAGTACCCGCACTGAAACGTGTTTACCTCACTTGCCTTGTCCCCAGGTCGACCAGTCGCTTATGGACCTGCTGGTGAAGTATGCCATCGACAAGAATTTCGGATGGCCGAGAGAAGCACCGGTCAGTCGTAAGTTTCCGATCGCCGAAGAGCTGGCACCTTGGATGCTTCAAACCGATACGTCAGGCGATACTGACGATCGACGCTACGTTTGCCTTCGCGTCAGCGGAAACAGTGGTGGTCAGTGGCACATGATTCTAGACCACGGCCGTCTGGTTGGTGTCGGATCTGGGCTCAAGAACGGAGACAGTTCAACCTGCTACCTCAACTCGGATACATTCCATCGAATTACTTGCGGCCAACTTAGCTGGGAAGCCGCACTACAATCAGGACGATTGTTCACAACTGGAATTGCTACCAGTTCCGAAGAAATCGCCCGATGTTTTCAAGAGTTCTCGGCCGCCACCAAGACCGAGAATGCCGCCAGTTCCATCCAGTAA
- a CDS encoding SDR family oxidoreductase yields the protein MIDLTGKMALVTGSSRGMGRACALRLAEAGSDVIVNYVTSRSAAMETAKDIRAMGRRSFVVKADVSQKDDVESMMEYIGEHIQQLDIIVSNAATGGFRPLLAANEKHFENTYHTNVLAMLYLVQAGMPLLEKSQGRAKVIGISSHGSDTALPWYGLIGSSKAALESLARHLTLEVGDKGVNVNIVKSGLVETDSTKRLPGAEQMFAHRKDKTMMGDRMLSIEDIANAVVFLASPLSDLVQGETLVVDGGAAVHV from the coding sequence ATGATTGACTTGACGGGAAAGATGGCTCTGGTTACCGGCAGTTCGCGGGGCATGGGTCGCGCATGTGCGCTTCGTCTGGCTGAAGCAGGCTCGGATGTCATTGTGAACTACGTGACCTCCCGATCTGCTGCGATGGAAACGGCCAAAGACATTCGCGCGATGGGACGTCGTTCTTTCGTCGTGAAGGCCGATGTCAGCCAGAAGGACGATGTCGAATCGATGATGGAATATATCGGAGAGCACATCCAACAGCTGGACATAATTGTCAGCAACGCTGCCACCGGCGGATTTCGTCCGTTGCTTGCAGCCAATGAAAAGCATTTCGAGAACACTTACCACACTAACGTGCTGGCCATGCTTTATCTGGTTCAAGCCGGAATGCCGCTGCTAGAGAAGAGTCAGGGCCGCGCGAAGGTCATCGGCATCAGCAGTCATGGCAGCGACACGGCCTTACCATGGTACGGTTTAATCGGCAGCTCTAAAGCTGCACTGGAAAGCCTTGCTCGTCACCTGACACTTGAAGTGGGCGACAAAGGGGTCAACGTCAATATTGTCAAGTCAGGTCTCGTTGAAACCGATTCGACCAAGCGTCTTCCTGGTGCTGAGCAGATGTTTGCCCACCGCAAAGACAAGACGATGATGGGGGATCGCATGCTTTCAATCGAAGACATCGCGAATGCAGTGGTTTTCCTGGCCTCCCCTCTATCCGACTTGGTCCAAGGAGAAACGCTGGTCGTCGATGGCGGCGCAGCTGTTCACGTTTAA
- a CDS encoding aromatic ring-hydroxylating oxygenase subunit alpha, translating to MFLSTQHHSQILTRDCYTSEEFLQKEVDSLLLPAWHAVAVKSELPHDGSYVTFEIYGRPIILWRCDDQIHCFLNVCSHRFSKLRSDSGGTCERLRCQYHGWQFDETGNVRKIPDAKSFRPLKQGMLGLKKYRLDTCGELVFINLSEEGPSLRDFLGEMYSTYLEWFSPDMHTAVVLNRPIQANWKCLVENALETYHTTEVHPKTFGESPSEEDCEHKLDEWGSSLSVDFSQEQSFRSSLDQFGHWLVGRERNPVYRHIAHYPNVLIAHLSLYRWVECVIPVSPNCSTSVVRLMCHVGKQGQLRRLWNRYLISRWANDFLGQVGEEDAQVMTQVQQGLNSVDQPTGGLISTREERVYHFQDYIDRALNNGHGLPQRDTIPISYKGKTS from the coding sequence ATGTTCCTAAGTACCCAACACCACTCGCAAATCCTCACTCGGGACTGTTATACCAGCGAAGAGTTTTTACAGAAAGAAGTGGATTCACTTCTGCTTCCTGCCTGGCACGCTGTTGCCGTTAAAAGCGAGCTTCCTCACGATGGAAGCTATGTGACTTTCGAGATTTATGGTCGTCCGATCATTCTCTGGCGATGTGACGACCAGATCCATTGCTTCCTGAATGTGTGCTCGCATCGCTTCTCGAAATTGCGTAGCGACTCGGGTGGCACTTGCGAACGGCTTCGCTGTCAGTATCACGGTTGGCAATTCGACGAGACCGGCAATGTCCGAAAGATCCCTGATGCCAAATCGTTTCGCCCTTTGAAGCAGGGCATGCTGGGGCTGAAGAAGTATCGCCTGGACACCTGCGGCGAGCTGGTTTTCATCAATCTTTCAGAGGAAGGCCCTTCGCTTCGAGATTTCCTGGGCGAGATGTACTCGACCTACCTAGAGTGGTTCTCGCCTGACATGCATACGGCAGTCGTGCTTAACCGACCGATTCAAGCGAATTGGAAATGCCTAGTCGAGAATGCACTGGAAACATATCACACGACGGAGGTGCACCCTAAAACATTTGGCGAGTCTCCTTCTGAAGAAGACTGCGAGCACAAGCTAGACGAATGGGGAAGCTCTCTTTCTGTCGACTTCAGTCAGGAACAGTCATTCCGGTCATCGCTCGACCAGTTCGGGCATTGGCTCGTCGGACGTGAACGGAACCCCGTTTACCGCCATATCGCTCACTACCCCAATGTGTTGATTGCCCACCTATCACTTTATCGCTGGGTGGAATGCGTGATACCAGTCTCGCCTAACTGTTCTACGTCAGTCGTTCGTCTGATGTGTCACGTCGGCAAGCAGGGTCAACTGCGACGCCTCTGGAATCGCTATTTAATTAGTCGCTGGGCCAACGACTTCCTGGGACAGGTTGGCGAGGAAGACGCCCAGGTCATGACGCAGGTTCAACAAGGCCTAAATTCTGTCGATCAACCGACAGGTGGTTTGATTTCTACGCGTGAAGAACGTGTGTATCACTTTCAAGATTATATCGACCGAGCCTTAAACAATGGCCACGGTCTCCCCCAACGAGACACCATTCCGATTAGCTATAAGGGTAAGACTTCATGA
- a CDS encoding 4'-phosphopantetheinyl transferase family protein: protein MISNFPRIVRFVANFEKLGIPETLSWLTEAELAELSFWNDSSRRRQWLAGRWIAKRLVTRSSRTDSMRGVEILSRGEDGLGKSPTVSLGGIATSYRLSISHSNQAILVGITHRDARIGVDVAAGVPNTSGFRARWFSEREIKWIESDIPIRLPVAWALKESIFKACGNGSKWDPRSVELIAIEKNRVYGRMHGLDTDPLTMWIRATSSGAATAVWSNIATREVALCS, encoded by the coding sequence ATGATTTCCAATTTCCCACGCATTGTTCGCTTCGTCGCAAATTTCGAGAAGCTGGGCATCCCCGAAACACTATCTTGGTTGACCGAAGCGGAGTTGGCGGAGCTTTCCTTCTGGAACGATTCGTCACGACGTCGCCAATGGTTGGCCGGAAGGTGGATCGCCAAGCGGCTGGTTACGCGCTCATCGCGAACCGATTCAATGCGAGGTGTGGAAATCCTTTCCCGCGGCGAAGACGGCCTTGGGAAATCTCCGACTGTTTCCCTTGGTGGAATTGCCACTTCTTACCGACTTTCGATTTCACACAGCAATCAAGCGATTCTAGTTGGAATCACGCATCGCGATGCACGGATTGGCGTCGACGTAGCAGCCGGTGTCCCCAATACGTCCGGCTTTCGAGCACGCTGGTTTAGCGAACGAGAAATCAAGTGGATAGAAAGTGATATCCCCATTCGCTTGCCTGTTGCTTGGGCATTGAAGGAGTCGATCTTCAAGGCCTGCGGCAACGGAAGCAAATGGGATCCTCGATCAGTTGAACTTATTGCGATAGAGAAGAATCGAGTCTACGGCCGCATGCATGGCCTCGACACAGATCCTTTAACCATGTGGATCCGCGCGACAAGCAGTGGAGCCGCAACTGCGGTTTGGAGCAACATAGCAACACGCGAGGTGGCGTTATGTTCCTAA